The genome window CGTGCCGCCAATGTATCGGCTATGCGGTGGGCTGCGACGGCAACTGTGGGCTGGTGGATAATTCCGACTTTTGAGTAGGAATCAGCTGCAGCTTCGATTGAGCCTACGAGGTCGTGGCCTATCACGACGTCATACGGTTTATTGCCGTTCACCGGGATTGTCCACGGCCCTGTACCGCTCGCCGTGTTGGTCGACTCGCGACTAGGTGTACTCATAGAAATTCCTCTACTGCAACAGCGGATTCATCAGCGGTGTCGGGGATCATCGACCCCCGGGACTCACTCGTTTCAAGATAATTCAGAATGGTGGCGACGACTTTCTGGGGGCCACGGCGATCACTCCGAATGCGAAGAGTCGCGACCTCCTCGTACAGGGGACGACGTTGCTCATCCAAATCGCGATAGCGCTGCTCTGGATCCTCTGACTGCAGCACCGGCCGGGTGAGGGAACCACGGGTGCGTCGATAACCTTCTTCCGCGGATACATCTAGGAATACGACTTCATGGCCGACGAGGCGTCGACGAGTCACCGACGAAACAATTGCCCCACCACCGAGTGCAACAATGCCTCCGGTAGTCAAGGCGTCGGCAATGACGTCCTCCTCGACTAACCTGAATTGCTCTTCACCCAAATGGTCATAAATACGGCCACACGTCATTCCGCCCCACCGTTGTTCAATGAGTTCATCAGAGTCAACGAGGTCGAGGCCGAGAGCACGGCTAAGCCGACGTCCGATAGTGGACTTCCCGGCACCAGGCAGACCAATCAATACAACCCGTGGTTTCATTCACTCTCCTACCTCAGAGTCAAAGCTCAAGCGTTGACTCACCTGATGAAGATAGCTTTGAACATTGTTCTTGGTTTCCGCAAGGCTGTCACCACCGAATTTATCTAAAGCGGCCTGTGCCAACACAAGGGCTACCATCGCTTCCGCGACGACGCCGGCGGCGGGAACAGCACACACGTCGGAACGCTGGTGGATGGCAGATGCCGCATCGCCAGTCTCCATATCAATGGTGGATAGTGCTCGCGGAACTGTGGATATTGGTTTCATCGCGGCGCGCACTCGGAGCGTTTCGCCATTAGTCATTCCGCCCTCGAGGCCACCGGCACGGTTCGTCAGCCTTGTGACGTGTCCGTCGTTGCGAACCATTTCATCGTGAGCTTCCGATCCACGCCGACGTGCTTCGGCGAATCCATCGCCTATCTCGACTCCCTTAATCGCCTGGATACTCATCAATGCGCCAGCTAAACGGGCATCCAAACGAGTCTCCGCCGACACATGCGATCCCAATCCGGTAGGAAGGCCGTCGACAATAACCTCAACGACGCCGCCCAAAGTATCCCCGGCTTTTTTGGCCGCCTTGATTTCATTAATCATGGATTCTTCGGCCCGCGGGCTAAAAGCACGTACAGGCGATTCGTCGATGCGTGTGAGATAGCTAAAGTGCGGCTGGGCTGTGTCGTCGACCTCCGACGCGCCAATACTGACGACGTGGCTAAAGACTTCAACGCCGAATACTTCACGGAGGAAAGAACGAGCAACGGTGGCGATGGCTACCCGGGCAGCAGTTTCCCGCGCAGAGGCGCGCTCCAAAATGTTCCTCGCGTCATGGGCCCCGTACTTCACCATGCCAGCGAAGTCCGCGTGACCAGGACGTGGCCGAGTGAGTTGCGCTCCCCGGCCGGAGTTCATAGCTGCCTGGACATCTGGATCGTTACGGTCAATCGGATCTTGCGCCATGACGGTGGTCCACTTGGGCCATTCCGTATTGCCAATCACGATGGTGATGGGACTACCCAATGTGCGGCCGTGACGGACACCAGTGAGAAGTGTGACTTCATCTTGTTCAAATTTCATCCGTGCACCACGGCCGTACCCCAGACGACGTCGTGCTAGATGATAAGCCACGTCCTGTGTTGAGAGTGGGACGCCAGCAACCATGTTTTCCATTGTGGAGACAATCGCTTCACCATGCGATTCTCCGGCGGTGCTCCAACGCAACATACAGTCATTCTTCCACGTAGTAGCCATGTAAAGCTATCAGAATTCTAAATCTACAAGCTTGGGTTGTCAGAGGGACGATAACGGGTGCATCGTTCCTCGCGGGACTGACCCCGTCTGTCCGTATTGATCGTGACCGTTTTACATCATGCCTGCCATAGTGGCGACGACTACCCCACCCATCATCGCTGGAATGTGGGCTATTTCTGGTGGCCCATGGCGGTACACGATGTACAGGCTGCATAGGACCGAAATGATGTTGGCGCAACCTATGGCCACAATGACCAGCAATGCTCCCCCTTGCGTGAGCCATGCTCCGCATGCTGCAGCAACTAAAATGTCTGCGCCACCAATTCCCGGCCGTCGAGAACCAAGGAATGCCCCCACTAAGGCAACAGAGGCGTAAAAACCTGACCAGATGGCGGAACAGCACAGTACATCTGTCCACTCGTGAAAAAGCCAGGATTCTCCGGCGATGACCATCGCCGAACCGATCAGAGTTAGGCGCCACGGGATGAGGCGATATCGGCAATCAAGCCATACGATCCCGAGCGCCCAGAGAATGCTCGCCACAATGAAAGCTGTGACCGCAATGTGATGGGTCGAGAGGGCCAGGCCTAGTAAGAGCGGATGCTCACTCTGTTGCATGGTCGCGATTTCATCACGATCAGGGAGGGCAGAGTGATTCTATTCGCGCTCACGGACACCGAAGCTGTGGATAAAACGAGCCTGTGGATAACTTCCGGCGCTATCTCACCGGAATATCTTTAGCTCGCACTCCCCGGAACGTCGAGAACCCCGACGGGAACCCCAGAGGCTTTTTTCAAAGCCTGTCGCATCGCCGCTTGAGGAGCTTGATGCCCGGTGAACTGCTCAAATTGGCTGAGCGATTGGTAAAAAAGCATCGTCGTTCCGCCGACGCACGGCGTTCGTACCGCGAGGCAGTGCGATATCAGTGGCGTCGGCCATGGACTGTAGATCACGTCGCATACCGCCGAAGACCTCGACAACAGGTCTGCGTAGGGTTCGGCTGCCACCGCCGGGACTGTTGACACCAGGACGTCGGCATGAGCACATGCCTTCTCTGAGCGCTCGAACAGTGTCCATGAAAAGTCGACACCCAGTTCTTCCGCTAGCGGACGAAGCTGTTCCGCGCGCGATGATCGAGCTACCACAGTGACGTTGCGGCATCCCAACTGAGCAAGAGCCCACAAAGCAGGCCGGGCGGTGCCACCGTTACCCACGATGACAGCGTTCGTGACCATGGTCGCGTCGTCGGAGTCGTTCCCGGAAGAAGAGGTCTCGGCTGTGAGAAGCTCCCGAAGGGCTCCTACTACGCCCTCACCATCGGTGTTATCTGCACGCCACTGAGTCGATCCAGAAACACTACCTCTTGACGGCTCTTCAGCGCCTGCTAAGGGCTTTTTCACCAGCGTATTGGCAGATCCGATGAGCTTTGCGCGTTCAGTGACTTCGTCCGCAAAATCCAGGGCCTCAAATTTGCCCGGCATGGTGACTGAGAAGCCCTCATACTCGGGGCCTAAAGAATTAATCGTTTTTTCAAGTTCGCCCTGGGGACAACGGATACGTTCGTACGACCAATTCTCGAGGCCAGCCGCCCGAAAGCCATTGTCATGGAGCACGGGCGAAAGGGAATGCTGGATAGGATCTCCCAGCACTGCGGCGTAATGCCGATTGAGCCCTTCTCGACTGTCGCTTCCTTGCCGTTCTTCGGAACTAACGGGCACTGTCAAGAACTCCACTTTCTTGGGCTTTTTTAATCGCTGCCTCGTGGTCAGCGAAATCGTGGCTGAACACGGTCGTGCCGTTCTTGTCGATCGTCACGAAGTACAGCCAGTCACCGTCGGCAGGTTTTTCCATCGCGTGCACCGCAGATAGCGATGGCGATGCGATGGGGGACGCAGGCAATCCTTCCATTGCGTACGTGTTCCACGGAGTCTTTTTCTCACGGTCCTCGTTCGTCGTCGCGACCTCTTGCTCGTCCAACCCGTAGTTAACCGTCGAGTCGAACTCGAGTTTCATCGGTTTATCGAGGCGATTCTTAATGACTCGCGCAACCTTCGCAAAATCCTGCTGGGGTGCTTCACGCTCGACGAGTGACGCAGCCGTCAGTAGTTGATATTCCGACAGCCCCACGGTTTGCGCTGCTGACGATAATCCGGTGCCTTCGTATGCCTTGGCACCTTCGCTGACCAGTGTTTTGAGAATATCTGTGGGCGATGCAGTGGGGTCAAAAATGTGGACACCGGGGTTGATAAGCCCCTCCAACCGTTTGGAATCGTTTCCACGCGCCGACACTGCTTTGGACGCCCATGATGGAACACCCAATTCCTCTAAACTGCTATTCGCCGCGGCTTTTTCAAGATCACTAGTAGAAACACAGTCACTATCTTTAGAAACGCACGCTTGTTTAGCGACTAAAGAAAATATGCCTGCCCGCGTCTGTCCGCCGACAACATGGACATCATGCAAAGTAGCCCCGGTCGAAATGTCGACGACCCCTCGTCGAGCTTCGTCGGACATCAGCGCGTCGATAGCAGCTTGGGAGGACATTTTTTGATGCAGGACATAATAGCCTTGCTGCAGGTTAACAGCATTCCCCTTGCTCTTCGCCGCATTCATCAACGAACGACGCGACGACACGATTTTCTTGTCCACCAACGTCGAGGACAGCGAGGAAATCGTGTCCCCTTCGTCCACTCTGACCAGGGCCGACGTCGAGTTTCCGTTCCCCGAAAAATCGTCCTTGTCCCCTGCTACGTTGTGGTACACGACGTAAGTAATCACGCCGGCCAACAACACAGCTAACGCCACCGTCACGGCTATGGCGTTTTGTTTATGCCCAGCAAGATGACGGCGACGACGTGTTCGGCTCGATGGCACAAATTCTCCTAGCTCCGGGGACAGGGAAAATAGATACAGGACAAATAGGTAACTGTAGCCATTCCACTAAATCAGAGAGCGTGGACGTATTCAACTACCACAAATGCTCTCTGACTGTCGAAGAATTGCTACTTTTGGTGGGCGGTCACCACCATTCCGCTAACGTCGTTGACGCTGATCTAACCAGGTCTGAAGGATCTCGACCGCCGCTGCCTGATCAATAACTGATCGCCCCTCTTTGACACTGATCCCAGCGTCGTGGAGGTTGGATTGGGCCATCACGGTAGTCATGCGTTCGTCGACATATCGAATGGGGACATCAACTCCGTCGCGTTCCAGTCGACGACGGATGCGGAAACCCACATCCTGAGCGTGTTTAACCGATGAGCCGGCGGATCCGTCCAACATCCTTGGCAATCCCACGATGACTTCAACCACCGAGTAGTCGTGCGCGAGCTGAACGATGGAATCAATGTCTTCGCCATCGGGCCCGCGCCTTTTCGTCGTTCGCGCGACGGTAGAGACCGGCGTGGCAAGAATGCCATCGGGATCACTCACAGCAACGCCAATACGAACCGTGCCGACGTCCAACCCCAAGCGACGACCGGGGCCAGGATCATCCTCTCCTGGACGGTCAGGGACAATGTTTTTCACCAATAAATTATCCCTGCTTCTTAAGGTCATCGAGGACGGCATCCAGTGCGTGCGAGATGCCGGTGGCATCACTACCCGAGCCCTGGGCCATATCGGGTTTTCCGCCGCCACGACCGTTGACTGATTGGCCGATGGTTTTCACGAGCGAGTTCGCGTTGATCCCATTACCGGTTGCCTGTTCGTTCGCTGACACGACGAAGGGCACTTTATCGCCAGTAGAACTGATCAAAACGACGACTGCAGGCTCATTGCCTAACCGGTTTCGGACGTCTAGCGCCATCGGACGCAAATCCTTGGCCTCCACGTCCGACACGCTCTCCGCTACCACCGTAACGTTGTTGAGACGCTGAGCATGAGCCACGAACTCGTCCGCCTTAGATTGGAGAGCCTGCTGGTGGGCACGTGCAACAGCACGTTCAGCGTCGTGAAGACGGGCAGCTAACTGGTCAACGCGCTCAGGAACGTCGTCGGCTGGAGCCTTGAGCGACGTCGCCACTGTGGTCAGCGTCGACTGTTGCTGAGCCAGGTAACGGAAGGAGTCCATACCTGTATAGGCTTCGATGCGGCGCGCACCGGATCCCACTGACGATTCGCCTAGAACAGCGATGGGCCCAACCTGTGATGCGTGGTCAACGTGTGTGCCACCGCAGAGTTCCATAGAGAACGGGCCACCAATTTCGACGACGCGAACCCAGTCACCGTAGCTTTGACCGAAAAGCGCCAGAGCCCCCATCTTCTTTGCCTCGTCGAGGGAAGTCTCGATGGTGTTAACGGTGTAGTCGGCGTCCACCGCGGAATTGGCGATGTCCTGAATATCTTTCAGTTGGCCATCGGTAAGTGGGCGGTTGAAATTGAAATCGAACCGCAGGTAGCCAGGCTTGTTCATAGACCCAGCCTGGACCGCTGTTGGCCCCAACACCTGCCGCAGAGCAGCGTGAATCAGGTGCGTACCCGAATGGGCTTGGCGTGCAGCGTGCCGCCACTGGGGGTCAACTTTGCCCTCCACTTTCATCCCGACGGCGATCTCGCCACCGGTTACCTCGGTCTTGTGCACCCACAGTTTCTTACCGATCTTCTGCACATCATTGACCTTCAAGCGGGCACCGGCCGTCGACAGTTCTCCATGATCGGCCATTTGCCCGCCGGACTCTGCATAGAAGGGGGTGCGGTCAAGAATGACGTCGACGTGGTCACCCTCAGTTGCTTTTTCAACGAGCTGACCATTGGACACCATCCCCAGGATGGTTCCCTCATCTTCCAGGGTGTCATAGCCGGTAAAGACCGTCGCATGGTTGTCGACGAAGGGGCGATACACTGACAGGTTCGCGTGTCCGTGTTTCTTCGCACGGTTGTCGGCCTTAGCCCGGGCCTTCTGGTCCTGCATGTGACGATCGAAGGCATCACGATCCAAGGTCAGCCCTTGTTCATTAGCCATTTCTGCAGTCAGATCGACGGGGAAACCGTGCGTATCGTGCAGGATAAAGGCGTCGGAACCGGGGAAAACAGTCTCACCGCGGGCTTTGAGGTCCTCCGCGATGGTTGTGAAGAGCTTTTCACCCGATTCCAGAGTCGCCAAGAATGCGCGTTCCTCGGCTACAGCGGTGGACCGAATGCGCTCCCAGTTGTCTTCGATCTCAGGGTACGACGGGGTCATGGTGCGACGGACGGTTTCCATGAACCGCTCCATGGTTTCGTGCGTCGCGCCCAAAAGACGAGCAGACCGAACGATACGCCGCAGGAGGCGTCGCAAAATGTAGCCGCGTCCCTCGTTACTGGGGGCAACGCCATCGAGAATGAGCATCAATGCGGTACGGCAGTGATCGGCGATAACTCGGAATCGGACATCATCAGCGTGACGTGCCCCGTAGGGAGCTCCCGTCAGTTCTTCGGCAACATCAATAACTGGGCGGAGAAGGTCAGTTTCGTAGACGTTATCAACGCCCTGCAGGATGCAGGCGACTCGCTCGATACCTAAGCCGGTATCAATGTTCTTCTTCGGGAGTGGCCCAAGAATTTCGAAATTCTCTTTGCCGGTCCCCTCGCCGCGCTCTTTTTCCATGAACACAAGGTTCCAGATTTCGATGTAGCGAGTGTCATCGACAACAGGGCCGCCTTCTTTACCGTATTCCGGTCCGCGGTCGTAATAGATTTCGGAGCTGGGGCCACATGGTCCGGGGATTCCCATCGACCAATAGTTATCCGCCATACCCAGCCGCTGGATACGCTCACGCGGAATACCTATCTTGTCGTGCCAAATGTCGCCAGCTTCGTCGTCATCCTGATAGATGGTGACCCACAACCGATCAGGATCAAGGCCGAATCCCCCGTCGTCAACTGAACTGGTGAGCAGCTCCCAGGCGTGGGTAATTGCGCCTTCCTTGAAGTAGTTACCGAAGGAGAAATTGCCCGCCATCTGGAAAAACGTGTTGTGGCGCGTCGTAATGCCGACTTCGTCGATATCCAGTGTGCGCACACATTTCTGGATGGAGGTAGCCGTGTTAAACGGAGGGGTTTGTTGACCCAAGAAGTACGGCTTGAAGGGAACCATTCCCGCGTTAACAAAGAGCAGGTTCGGATCGTCCAGGATCAGCGACGCGCTGGGGACGGACGTGTGCCCAGCTTTAACAAAGTGTTCCGTGAACCGTTCCCTGATCTCGTGTGTGTACACGAACGAACCTCGCTTTATACATGGTGAAGCCCCACAGTCTATCGGCCGGCGTACGTCCCCCATAGGGTGAAAACCACGCAGCGCATGAGCGCCTGATGGTTAACATCCTCGGATGACCGTAGTCCGACAGGTGCGGAGCTGACGTTAACAAAATGGTCGGTAAACACTGTACCGTCTAGCCAACAGAGTACAGCGTGCCGCAGTGCTAAGGACAACGGGCTTCGGACTATACAGAACGGAATAGACCAAGTGCGTTAACCGACGGATCTCTGAGCCGGAATGCCCGCCGGATGTTTGGAGAGTTGTGCTTGGTCTACTTCACGAAGCCCTCCTCGCGGAGCCAATCCCACGCTACCTCAGAAGGTTCATCACCATCCACGTCGACTTTCGCGTTGAGATCTTGAAGAACGTCATTGGTGAGTTTCTGTGCCACTGGTTCAAAAAGGGGTTCTAACTGGGGATACTTCCTGATGAGATCAGTCCGAAATACGGGAGCTACGTTATACTTGGGGAAGAAGTGCTGGTCGTCTTCCAGAGTTCGCAAGTTCAGCGCTTTAATACGACCATCCGTTGTGAAGACTTCACCAAAGTTACACCCCCCACGATCAGTCGCGGAATAAATAGCACCTGTATCCATTAAAGAAATGTTGGACGAAGGCACTGGCGGAATCCCGTACTCCGCGAGCATCGGCTGGAAACCGTCATTACGATTGGCAAATTCAGCCTCTAGACAGAACGTTCGCTCATTCAGGGGAAGATCCTTCATCTGAGAAATCTTCGTGATATTGAGCTGCTTAGCTTTCCCCTGCCGTATTGCTAACCCATACGTATTGTTCATAGGAGCCGGCGGTAACCAGGTTAAGCCGTTCTTTCTGTCAGCATCGCGAACGGCGATGTACTGCTGGTGGCTATCCTCAATTGGATCATCGTGACCGAGATACGAGATCCATCCTGTGCCCGTGTATTCCCACTGCATATCAATATTGCCGCGAAGCATCGCAGATCGAGCACTATTGGATCCTGGAATATTGGTCAGATCGTCAACATGGGCACCCGCAGATTTAAGAAGTGTGACCGCAATTTTCCCCAATACAATTTGCTCAGTGAAGTTTTTGGATCCCACGGCGACATGGGCTCCATCAACAGACTTCCCCTCGACGGGACCCGCTAGCTCACCATTGTGGGTAAAACCTCCCGACGTGCCCAATCCGCACGCAGTTAGCGAACCGATTAAGAACACCGATAACACGGAAGCAACGATCGTGTACGCGGCCCTCCGCACTGAGTAAGTAACGCGCTCACCTTTACCAGGCCTTATTCCGCCGTTCAGGGTTCTTGTGCTGGATGGATGATTACCGAAGTTATGTGAGCGGTTACGTGAGCCGAATCTCATGATATTCCCTTTGGGGTCACTGTTATCTCGACTATTCGGCCGATCCAATCCACAAACAATGCCAACAATGCGACGAGTATTGCTCCAGAAACCAAGACGCGGTAACGGAATAAGACGATTCCGGATTGAATCAGAGCACCGAGCCCACCAGCATCAATAAAGGTGGCGAAGGCCCCGACACCTACTAATAGGACCAATGCAGTGCGAACACCATTA of Corynebacterium kroppenstedtii DSM 44385 contains these proteins:
- a CDS encoding shikimate kinase, translating into MKPRVVLIGLPGAGKSTIGRRLSRALGLDLVDSDELIEQRWGGMTCGRIYDHLGEEQFRLVEEDVIADALTTGGIVALGGGAIVSSVTRRRLVGHEVVFLDVSAEEGYRRTRGSLTRPVLQSEDPEQRYRDLDEQRRPLYEEVATLRIRSDRRGPQKVVATILNYLETSESRGSMIPDTADESAVAVEEFL
- the aroC gene encoding chorismate synthase, with product MLRWSTAGESHGEAIVSTMENMVAGVPLSTQDVAYHLARRRLGYGRGARMKFEQDEVTLLTGVRHGRTLGSPITIVIGNTEWPKWTTVMAQDPIDRNDPDVQAAMNSGRGAQLTRPRPGHADFAGMVKYGAHDARNILERASARETAARVAIATVARSFLREVFGVEVFSHVVSIGASEVDDTAQPHFSYLTRIDESPVRAFSPRAEESMINEIKAAKKAGDTLGGVVEVIVDGLPTGLGSHVSAETRLDARLAGALMSIQAIKGVEIGDGFAEARRRGSEAHDEMVRNDGHVTRLTNRAGGLEGGMTNGETLRVRAAMKPISTVPRALSTIDMETGDAASAIHQRSDVCAVPAAGVVAEAMVALVLAQAALDKFGGDSLAETKNNVQSYLHQVSQRLSFDSEVGE
- a CDS encoding prepilin peptidase; translation: MQQSEHPLLLGLALSTHHIAVTAFIVASILWALGIVWLDCRYRLIPWRLTLIGSAMVIAGESWLFHEWTDVLCCSAIWSGFYASVALVGAFLGSRRPGIGGADILVAAACGAWLTQGGALLVIVAIGCANIISVLCSLYIVYRHGPPEIAHIPAMMGGVVVATMAGMM
- a CDS encoding shikimate dehydrogenase, with translation MPVSSEERQGSDSREGLNRHYAAVLGDPIQHSLSPVLHDNGFRAAGLENWSYERIRCPQGELEKTINSLGPEYEGFSVTMPGKFEALDFADEVTERAKLIGSANTLVKKPLAGAEEPSRGSVSGSTQWRADNTDGEGVVGALRELLTAETSSSGNDSDDATMVTNAVIVGNGGTARPALWALAQLGCRNVTVVARSSRAEQLRPLAEELGVDFSWTLFERSEKACAHADVLVSTVPAVAAEPYADLLSRSSAVCDVIYSPWPTPLISHCLAVRTPCVGGTTMLFYQSLSQFEQFTGHQAPQAAMRQALKKASGVPVGVLDVPGSAS
- the mltG gene encoding endolytic transglycosylase MltG, with the translated sequence MPSSRTRRRRHLAGHKQNAIAVTVALAVLLAGVITYVVYHNVAGDKDDFSGNGNSTSALVRVDEGDTISSLSSTLVDKKIVSSRRSLMNAAKSKGNAVNLQQGYYVLHQKMSSQAAIDALMSDEARRGVVDISTGATLHDVHVVGGQTRAGIFSLVAKQACVSKDSDCVSTSDLEKAAANSSLEELGVPSWASKAVSARGNDSKRLEGLINPGVHIFDPTASPTDILKTLVSEGAKAYEGTGLSSAAQTVGLSEYQLLTAASLVEREAPQQDFAKVARVIKNRLDKPMKLEFDSTVNYGLDEQEVATTNEDREKKTPWNTYAMEGLPASPIASPSLSAVHAMEKPADGDWLYFVTIDKNGTTVFSHDFADHEAAIKKAQESGVLDSAR
- the ruvX gene encoding Holliday junction resolvase RuvX; amino-acid sequence: MTLRSRDNLLVKNIVPDRPGEDDPGPGRRLGLDVGTVRIGVAVSDPDGILATPVSTVARTTKRRGPDGEDIDSIVQLAHDYSVVEVIVGLPRMLDGSAGSSVKHAQDVGFRIRRRLERDGVDVPIRYVDERMTTVMAQSNLHDAGISVKEGRSVIDQAAAVEILQTWLDQRQRR
- the alaS gene encoding alanine--tRNA ligase, which gives rise to MYTHEIRERFTEHFVKAGHTSVPSASLILDDPNLLFVNAGMVPFKPYFLGQQTPPFNTATSIQKCVRTLDIDEVGITTRHNTFFQMAGNFSFGNYFKEGAITHAWELLTSSVDDGGFGLDPDRLWVTIYQDDDEAGDIWHDKIGIPRERIQRLGMADNYWSMGIPGPCGPSSEIYYDRGPEYGKEGGPVVDDTRYIEIWNLVFMEKERGEGTGKENFEILGPLPKKNIDTGLGIERVACILQGVDNVYETDLLRPVIDVAEELTGAPYGARHADDVRFRVIADHCRTALMLILDGVAPSNEGRGYILRRLLRRIVRSARLLGATHETMERFMETVRRTMTPSYPEIEDNWERIRSTAVAEERAFLATLESGEKLFTTIAEDLKARGETVFPGSDAFILHDTHGFPVDLTAEMANEQGLTLDRDAFDRHMQDQKARAKADNRAKKHGHANLSVYRPFVDNHATVFTGYDTLEDEGTILGMVSNGQLVEKATEGDHVDVILDRTPFYAESGGQMADHGELSTAGARLKVNDVQKIGKKLWVHKTEVTGGEIAVGMKVEGKVDPQWRHAARQAHSGTHLIHAALRQVLGPTAVQAGSMNKPGYLRFDFNFNRPLTDGQLKDIQDIANSAVDADYTVNTIETSLDEAKKMGALALFGQSYGDWVRVVEIGGPFSMELCGGTHVDHASQVGPIAVLGESSVGSGARRIEAYTGMDSFRYLAQQQSTLTTVATSLKAPADDVPERVDQLAARLHDAERAVARAHQQALQSKADEFVAHAQRLNNVTVVAESVSDVEAKDLRPMALDVRNRLGNEPAVVVLISSTGDKVPFVVSANEQATGNGINANSLVKTIGQSVNGRGGGKPDMAQGSGSDATGISHALDAVLDDLKKQG
- a CDS encoding glycine betaine ABC transporter substrate-binding protein; protein product: MRRAAYTIVASVLSVFLIGSLTACGLGTSGGFTHNGELAGPVEGKSVDGAHVAVGSKNFTEQIVLGKIAVTLLKSAGAHVDDLTNIPGSNSARSAMLRGNIDMQWEYTGTGWISYLGHDDPIEDSHQQYIAVRDADRKNGLTWLPPAPMNNTYGLAIRQGKAKQLNITKISQMKDLPLNERTFCLEAEFANRNDGFQPMLAEYGIPPVPSSNISLMDTGAIYSATDRGGCNFGEVFTTDGRIKALNLRTLEDDQHFFPKYNVAPVFRTDLIRKYPQLEPLFEPVAQKLTNDVLQDLNAKVDVDGDEPSEVAWDWLREEGFVK